A genomic stretch from Aedes albopictus strain Foshan chromosome 2, AalbF5, whole genome shotgun sequence includes:
- the LOC115269984 gene encoding tRNA N(3)-methylcytidine methyltransferase Mettl2 isoform X1, translating to MFSSTMLGRVLFHFRSLNNYKHPCWALRFYTDYEFTRYRKKPRIGERFLKDPARVFDFNTWDNVEWDEEQEQAALEGVRKNSTVKMGVQDAEKLEMEADANWDKFYGIHQNRFFKDRHWLFTEFPELAPRNTKDAPERVFPEGVESTGSNPETALAVDPDAQRTIFEVGCGVGNTVFPILKYSVEENLKIYASDFSKQAIQILKESKEFDEKRCEAFVLDATAETWDVPFEENSIDIIVLIFVLSAIDPERMQHVANQIGRYLKPGGLLLLRDYGRYDLAQLRFKPGKCLKENFYVRGDGTLVYFFTQEDLRTLFQNAGLVEEQNIVDRRLQVNRGRMLKMYRVWVQVKFRKPL from the exons ATGTTTTCCAGCACAATGCTTGGTAGGGTTCTGTTTCATTTTCGCTCTCTCAATAATTACAAGCACCCTTGTTGGGCGTTGCGATTTTATACCGATTATGAGTTCACTCGCTACCGGAAGAAGCCTCGCATTGgcgagagatttctgaaagatcCGGCAAGGGTATTCGATTTCAATACATG GGACAACGTCGAATGGGATGAAGAGCAGGAACAGGCAGCTCTCGAAGGCGTCCGGAAAAACTCCACGGTGAAAATGGGCGTCCAAGACGCGGAGAAACTCGAGATGGAAGCGGACGCAAATTGGGACAAGTTCTACGGAATCCACCAGAATCGGTTCTTCAAGGACCGACATTGGTTGTTCACGGAGTTTCCGGAACTGGCCCCTCGGAATACCAAGGACGCACCGGAGCGAGTTTTCCCGGAGGGAGTCGAGAGTACTGGAAGCAATCCTGAGACAGCCCTGGCGGTGGATCCGGATGCGCAGCGAACCATCTTCGAAGTTGGCTGTGGAGTAGGAAATACGGTGTTCCCGATTCTGAAGTACAGCGTtgaggaaaacttgaaaatttACGCCAGCGATTTCTCGAAGCAAGCAATTcagatcctgaaggaaagcaAAGAGTTCGACGAAAAACGCTGCGAGGCTTTTGTCCTCGATGCCACGGCAGAAACGTGGGACGTCCCATTTGAGGAGAACAGTATCGATATTATAGTGCTGATATTTGTCCTGTCGGCAATAGACCCTGAGCG CATGCAGCATGTCGCCAACCAAATTGGTCGCTATCTGAAACCGGGAGGACTGTTGTTGCTCCGAGACTACGGCCGTTACGACTTGGCCCAGCTACGGTTTAAGCCGGGCAAATGTTTGAAGGAGAACTTCTACGTACGTGGTGATGGTACGCTGGTTTATTTCTTCACTCAGGAAGATTTGCGGACACTTTTCCAAAATGCTGGACTCGTTGAGGAGCAGAATATTGTCGATCGTAGACTGCAGGTCAATCGGGGGAGAATGTTGAAAATGTATCGCGTTTGGGTGCAGGTAAAGTTCAGGAAGCCTTTGTAA
- the LOC115269984 gene encoding tRNA N(3)-methylcytidine methyltransferase Mettl2 isoform X2, translating to METSAVKSPVSAAEEDAPANGKRPQFGNRFLSEEDDVFQHNAWDNVEWDEEQEQAALEGVRKNSTVKMGVQDAEKLEMEADANWDKFYGIHQNRFFKDRHWLFTEFPELAPRNTKDAPERVFPEGVESTGSNPETALAVDPDAQRTIFEVGCGVGNTVFPILKYSVEENLKIYASDFSKQAIQILKESKEFDEKRCEAFVLDATAETWDVPFEENSIDIIVLIFVLSAIDPERMQHVANQIGRYLKPGGLLLLRDYGRYDLAQLRFKPGKCLKENFYVRGDGTLVYFFTQEDLRTLFQNAGLVEEQNIVDRRLQVNRGRMLKMYRVWVQVKFRKPL from the exons ATGGAAACCAGTGCTGTGAAATCGCCGGTCTCAGCTGCGGAAGAAGACGCTCCTGCAAACGGGAAACGACCACAATTTGGCAATCGCTTCCTGTCGGAAGAGGACGATGTTTTCCAGCACAATGCTTG GGACAACGTCGAATGGGATGAAGAGCAGGAACAGGCAGCTCTCGAAGGCGTCCGGAAAAACTCCACGGTGAAAATGGGCGTCCAAGACGCGGAGAAACTCGAGATGGAAGCGGACGCAAATTGGGACAAGTTCTACGGAATCCACCAGAATCGGTTCTTCAAGGACCGACATTGGTTGTTCACGGAGTTTCCGGAACTGGCCCCTCGGAATACCAAGGACGCACCGGAGCGAGTTTTCCCGGAGGGAGTCGAGAGTACTGGAAGCAATCCTGAGACAGCCCTGGCGGTGGATCCGGATGCGCAGCGAACCATCTTCGAAGTTGGCTGTGGAGTAGGAAATACGGTGTTCCCGATTCTGAAGTACAGCGTtgaggaaaacttgaaaatttACGCCAGCGATTTCTCGAAGCAAGCAATTcagatcctgaaggaaagcaAAGAGTTCGACGAAAAACGCTGCGAGGCTTTTGTCCTCGATGCCACGGCAGAAACGTGGGACGTCCCATTTGAGGAGAACAGTATCGATATTATAGTGCTGATATTTGTCCTGTCGGCAATAGACCCTGAGCG CATGCAGCATGTCGCCAACCAAATTGGTCGCTATCTGAAACCGGGAGGACTGTTGTTGCTCCGAGACTACGGCCGTTACGACTTGGCCCAGCTACGGTTTAAGCCGGGCAAATGTTTGAAGGAGAACTTCTACGTACGTGGTGATGGTACGCTGGTTTATTTCTTCACTCAGGAAGATTTGCGGACACTTTTCCAAAATGCTGGACTCGTTGAGGAGCAGAATATTGTCGATCGTAGACTGCAGGTCAATCGGGGGAGAATGTTGAAAATGTATCGCGTTTGGGTGCAGGTAAAGTTCAGGAAGCCTTTGTAA
- the LOC109402698 gene encoding N-alpha-acetyltransferase 35, NatC auxiliary subunit isoform X1 — MDLNQSEPQDLSPTAVQSNTLPGADPSPVEVIVCEGDALPEQPAEMVRREWKEITAEFFGCVKELQLGELIHDNMFGLFDAMSAIEMMDPKMDAGMCCNKEATPLNFQTAVESGKMKLVNLESRELIGIIDATYSCMVSWLEGHSMAQTVLTCLYLHQPDKIEDKAMKSFAVAIYKIINLIRSFILRARVYEEEDFQPSNYGYDMYMDLTETKACNMLKSAEEDWVKKAKDLDGVKEKDEINALVSRLKFTRLFLQCLVALYPSKVSNVVTNVSPSKTEMIDIVKTLNGALELTQVMEKTIEFGTQPDVDADTPNTMGFSMMVNQRLLPPTFPRYTKIKERSTCIQYLSELIQRLKHACKIVHCTNYHSALNFFMDFSKKFGPCLLSRSILQTLYLPSHDTVFGTKKLTEVLKESAKTFIAPPVLLSDNPLSSNPAAINCVDSFFAYNEHTFSVLFEICGYNRARQRDKLGIMLSNFANLQDEAERVDAYLHSLSMKHENPRQHLACFGTWVLYHCLRAMSFFLLSGLELELYSVHEYLYIFWYLYQFLFGWIVSALTRADTSLVEQDYAADAKGPKGSQKKPKVKKRKGKSDGKEIIFNQAMQNMCGGYYKALGGFIGEDRIPEPLPMFDNEKVRFEHRFAPFATLSTPPPMAYSDFKLMKTYLLKSPADELYAAAAKHFHEARVLLESYPNPDEEWHEIVKVAKMNFVMMNLLASGLNRQSKTPPEFDFSCHRFFPIIKQRK; from the exons ATGGATTTAAATCAATCAGAACCACAAGATTTAAG CCCAACGGCCGTTCAATCAAACACCCTTCCCGGAGCGGATCCATCGCCAGTGGAAGTGATTGTCTGCGAGGGGGATGCACTCCCGGAACAGCCGGCGGAGATGGTCCGACGTGAGTGGAAAGAAATCACGGCGGAGTTTTTCGGCTGCGTCAAGGAACTACAGCTGGGCGAGCTGATCCATGACAACATGTTCGGACTGTTCGATGCCATGTCCGCAATCGAGATGATGGACCCGAAGATGGATGCTGGCATGTGCTGCAACAAGGAGGCCACTCCGTTGAACTTTCAGACCGCTGTGGAG AGTGGCAAAATGAAACTAGTTAATCTAGAGAGCCGAGAGTTAATAGGAATCATCGATGCGACCTATTCCTGTATGGTATCGTGGCTGGAGGGCCACTCGATGGCACAAACGGTTTTGACCTGTTTGTATCTGCACCAACCGGATAAGATTGAGGATAAGGCGATGAAGTCGTTTGCTGTGGCAATCTACAAGATAATCAATTTGATTCGGAGTTTTATCCTTCGGGCCAGAGTCTACGAGGAAGAGGATTTCCAGCCGAGCAACTACGGGTATGATATGTACATGGACTTGACCGAAACAAAGGCATGCAATATGCTGAAAAGTGCCGAAGAAGACTGGGTGAAGAAAGCTAAGGATCTTGACGGAGTAAAAGAGAAGGACGAGATAAACGCATTGGTCAGCCGGCTGAAATTCACCAGATTATTCCTGCAGTGTTTGGTGGCTTTGTACCCCTCGAAGGTATCGAATGTGGTAACT AATGTTTCTCCCTCGAAAACGGAGATGATTGACATCGTGAAAACGCTCAACGGAGCACTCGAACTGACTCAAGTGATGGAGAAAACTATTGAATTTGGAACGCAGCCGGATGTCGATG CAGACACTCCCAATACTATGGGATTTTCGATGATGGTCAACCAGCGGTTATTACCGCCAACGTTTCCTCGGTATACAAAAATCAAAGAACGCTCAACGTGCATCCAGTATCTgtccgaactgattcaacggctgAAGCATGCATGCAAAATCGTGCATTGTACCAACTATCACAGCGCATTG aatttcttcatggatttcagcAAAAAGTTTGGCCCATGTCTATTATCTAGGAGCATTTTACAAACGCTGTATCTGCCATCCCACGATACCGTATTTGGGACGAAAAAGCTTACCGAAGTGTTGAAGGAATCGGCGAAAACATTCATAGCTCCTCCTGTACTGCTCTCGGACAATCCATTGTCTTCCAATCCAGCG GCAATCAACTGTGTAGATTCCTTCTTCGCTTATAACGAACACACGTTCAGTGTTCTCTTCGAAATCTGCGGCTACAATCGGGCCCGACAGCGTGACAAGCTCGGAATCATGCTGTCCAACTTTGCCAATCTTCAGGACGAAGCCGAACGGGTCGATGCCTACCTGCATTCGCTGTCGATGAAGCACGAAAATCCCCGCCAGCATTTGGCCTGCTTTGGAACGTGGGTCCTCTATCACTGCCTGCGTGCAATGTCCTTCTTTCTGCTCTCGGGTCTTGAGCTGGAACTCTACTCGGTGCATGAATATCTGTACATTTTCTGGTATTTGTACCAGTTTCTGTTCGGCTGGATCGTGTCCGCGCTGACCCGAGCCGATACATCTCTGGTGGAACAGGATTATGCGGCGGACGCCAAAGGCCCCAAAGGTAGCCAAAAGAAACCAAAGGTGAAGAAACGCAAAGGCAAATCCGACGGCAAGGAAATCATCTTCAATCAGGCGATGCAAAACATGTGCGGAGGCTACTACAAGGCCCTCGGGGGGTTCATTGGGGAGGATCGCATCCCCGAACCACTGCCAATGTTCGACAACGAGAAGGTCCGATTCGAACACCGTTTCGCGCCTTTTGCCACACTTTCGACCCCGCCCCCCATGGCCTACTCGGATTTCAAGCTGATGAAGACGTACTTGCTCAAGTCGCCGGCGGATGAGCTCTATGCTGCGGCGGCCAAGCACTTCCACGAAGCTCGGGTTCTGCTGGAATCATATCCAAATCCGGATGAAGAG TGGCACGAGATCGTCAAGGTTGCCAAGATGAACTTCGTAATGATGAACCTGCTGGCCAGTGGATTGAACCGGCAGTCCAAGACGCCACCGGAATTTGACTTTTCGTGTCATCGGTTCTTCCCCATCATCAAACAACGCAAGTGA
- the LOC109402698 gene encoding N-alpha-acetyltransferase 35, NatC auxiliary subunit isoform X2 — translation MDLNQSEPQDLSPTAVQSNTLPGADPSPVEVIVCEGDALPEQPAEMVRREWKEITAEFFGCVKELQLGELIHDNMFGLFDAMSAIEMMDPKMDAGMCCNKEATPLNFQTAVESGKMKLVNLESRELIGIIDATYSCMVSWLEGHSMAQTVLTCLYLHQPDKIEDKAMKSFAVAIYKIINLIRSFILRARVYEEEDFQPSNYGYDMYMDLTETKACNMLKSAEEDWVKKAKDLDGVKEKDEINALVSRLKFTRLFLQCLVALYPSKNVSPSKTEMIDIVKTLNGALELTQVMEKTIEFGTQPDVDADTPNTMGFSMMVNQRLLPPTFPRYTKIKERSTCIQYLSELIQRLKHACKIVHCTNYHSALNFFMDFSKKFGPCLLSRSILQTLYLPSHDTVFGTKKLTEVLKESAKTFIAPPVLLSDNPLSSNPAAINCVDSFFAYNEHTFSVLFEICGYNRARQRDKLGIMLSNFANLQDEAERVDAYLHSLSMKHENPRQHLACFGTWVLYHCLRAMSFFLLSGLELELYSVHEYLYIFWYLYQFLFGWIVSALTRADTSLVEQDYAADAKGPKGSQKKPKVKKRKGKSDGKEIIFNQAMQNMCGGYYKALGGFIGEDRIPEPLPMFDNEKVRFEHRFAPFATLSTPPPMAYSDFKLMKTYLLKSPADELYAAAAKHFHEARVLLESYPNPDEEWHEIVKVAKMNFVMMNLLASGLNRQSKTPPEFDFSCHRFFPIIKQRK, via the exons ATGGATTTAAATCAATCAGAACCACAAGATTTAAG CCCAACGGCCGTTCAATCAAACACCCTTCCCGGAGCGGATCCATCGCCAGTGGAAGTGATTGTCTGCGAGGGGGATGCACTCCCGGAACAGCCGGCGGAGATGGTCCGACGTGAGTGGAAAGAAATCACGGCGGAGTTTTTCGGCTGCGTCAAGGAACTACAGCTGGGCGAGCTGATCCATGACAACATGTTCGGACTGTTCGATGCCATGTCCGCAATCGAGATGATGGACCCGAAGATGGATGCTGGCATGTGCTGCAACAAGGAGGCCACTCCGTTGAACTTTCAGACCGCTGTGGAG AGTGGCAAAATGAAACTAGTTAATCTAGAGAGCCGAGAGTTAATAGGAATCATCGATGCGACCTATTCCTGTATGGTATCGTGGCTGGAGGGCCACTCGATGGCACAAACGGTTTTGACCTGTTTGTATCTGCACCAACCGGATAAGATTGAGGATAAGGCGATGAAGTCGTTTGCTGTGGCAATCTACAAGATAATCAATTTGATTCGGAGTTTTATCCTTCGGGCCAGAGTCTACGAGGAAGAGGATTTCCAGCCGAGCAACTACGGGTATGATATGTACATGGACTTGACCGAAACAAAGGCATGCAATATGCTGAAAAGTGCCGAAGAAGACTGGGTGAAGAAAGCTAAGGATCTTGACGGAGTAAAAGAGAAGGACGAGATAAACGCATTGGTCAGCCGGCTGAAATTCACCAGATTATTCCTGCAGTGTTTGGTGGCTTTGTACCCCTCGAAG AATGTTTCTCCCTCGAAAACGGAGATGATTGACATCGTGAAAACGCTCAACGGAGCACTCGAACTGACTCAAGTGATGGAGAAAACTATTGAATTTGGAACGCAGCCGGATGTCGATG CAGACACTCCCAATACTATGGGATTTTCGATGATGGTCAACCAGCGGTTATTACCGCCAACGTTTCCTCGGTATACAAAAATCAAAGAACGCTCAACGTGCATCCAGTATCTgtccgaactgattcaacggctgAAGCATGCATGCAAAATCGTGCATTGTACCAACTATCACAGCGCATTG aatttcttcatggatttcagcAAAAAGTTTGGCCCATGTCTATTATCTAGGAGCATTTTACAAACGCTGTATCTGCCATCCCACGATACCGTATTTGGGACGAAAAAGCTTACCGAAGTGTTGAAGGAATCGGCGAAAACATTCATAGCTCCTCCTGTACTGCTCTCGGACAATCCATTGTCTTCCAATCCAGCG GCAATCAACTGTGTAGATTCCTTCTTCGCTTATAACGAACACACGTTCAGTGTTCTCTTCGAAATCTGCGGCTACAATCGGGCCCGACAGCGTGACAAGCTCGGAATCATGCTGTCCAACTTTGCCAATCTTCAGGACGAAGCCGAACGGGTCGATGCCTACCTGCATTCGCTGTCGATGAAGCACGAAAATCCCCGCCAGCATTTGGCCTGCTTTGGAACGTGGGTCCTCTATCACTGCCTGCGTGCAATGTCCTTCTTTCTGCTCTCGGGTCTTGAGCTGGAACTCTACTCGGTGCATGAATATCTGTACATTTTCTGGTATTTGTACCAGTTTCTGTTCGGCTGGATCGTGTCCGCGCTGACCCGAGCCGATACATCTCTGGTGGAACAGGATTATGCGGCGGACGCCAAAGGCCCCAAAGGTAGCCAAAAGAAACCAAAGGTGAAGAAACGCAAAGGCAAATCCGACGGCAAGGAAATCATCTTCAATCAGGCGATGCAAAACATGTGCGGAGGCTACTACAAGGCCCTCGGGGGGTTCATTGGGGAGGATCGCATCCCCGAACCACTGCCAATGTTCGACAACGAGAAGGTCCGATTCGAACACCGTTTCGCGCCTTTTGCCACACTTTCGACCCCGCCCCCCATGGCCTACTCGGATTTCAAGCTGATGAAGACGTACTTGCTCAAGTCGCCGGCGGATGAGCTCTATGCTGCGGCGGCCAAGCACTTCCACGAAGCTCGGGTTCTGCTGGAATCATATCCAAATCCGGATGAAGAG TGGCACGAGATCGTCAAGGTTGCCAAGATGAACTTCGTAATGATGAACCTGCTGGCCAGTGGATTGAACCGGCAGTCCAAGACGCCACCGGAATTTGACTTTTCGTGTCATCGGTTCTTCCCCATCATCAAACAACGCAAGTGA